A stretch of the Rosa rugosa chromosome 5, drRosRugo1.1, whole genome shotgun sequence genome encodes the following:
- the LOC133712665 gene encoding lysine histidine transporter-like 5: protein MSNLTQSTTLPQQNNQDERGNEQAGDKTISQQQIDASNWLPITADRNAKWYYSAFHNVTATVGAGILGLPYAMSQLGWIPGITAIALSWLITFYSFWQLVELHESVPGKRFDRYPELGQHCFGPKLGYWIIMPQQTTVQVASGIVYCVTGGKSLKKVFELLIPAWGDIRTTYFILFFICLQFVISQSPNFNSLKGVSLLAAVMSCGYSLIAFVASTIQGTKHHENMSYGVRSSTTAGQVFDILNGCGTIAFAFAGHSVSLEIQATIPSTPEKPSKYAMWKGVVVAYVIVAFCYIPVAVSGYWAYGRLVEDDVLISLDKPAWLIAAANFMVFLHVIGSYQVFSMPVFDQIEQYLVENRGFTPGRPLRIIARSLYVAAAGFVAMCIPFFGGLLGLFGGLVFSSISFYMPCVMWLITQKPKTFSFHWLTSWVCIVMGVLLAVLSPIGGARTIYMQAKTYRFFS from the coding sequence ATGAGCAACCTAACTCAGTCGACTACCCTTCCTCAGCAAAACAACCAAGATGAAAGGGGAAATGAACAAGCTGGTGATAAAACTATAAGCCAGCAACAAATTGATGCATCAAACTGGCTCCCGATAACTGCTGATAGGAATGCAAAATGGTATTATTCGGCTTTCCACAATGTTACGGCGACTGTTGGTGCCGGAATTCTAGGGTTACCATATGCAATGTCACAACTTGGTTGGATTCCAGGAATCACAGCTATTGCTCTTTCTTGGTTGATCACCTTCTACTCGTTCTGGCAACTTGTGGAATTGCATGAGAGTGTGCCCGGAAAGCGATTCGATCGTTACCCAGAACTAGGGCAGCATTGTTTCGGACCCAAACTGGGGTATTGGATTATCATGCCACAACAAACTACTGTCCAAGTGGCTTCAGGCATTGTGTATTGCGTCACCGGTGGCAAATCATTGAAGAAAGTCTTTGAACTTCTCATTCCGGCATGGGGTGATATTAGAACAACTTACTTCATccttttctttatttgcttgCAATTTGTGATATCTCAATCTCCAAATTTCAATTCTTTAAAGGGAGTTTCTCTGTTGGCTGCGGTCATGTCTTGTGGTTATTCTTTAATAGCATTTGTGGCATCAACAATCCAAGGTACGAAACATCATGAGAATATGAGCTATGGAGTTCGATCTTCTACAACTGCTGGTCAAGTCTTTGATATCTTGAATGGGTGTGGAACAATAGCATTTGCTTTTGCAGGACATAGTGTATCTCTAGAAATTCAAGCTACAATTCCTTCAACTCCAGAGAAACCATCAAAATATGCTATGTGGAAAGGTGTTGTGGTAGCTTATGTTATTGTAGCATTTTGCTATATCCCGGTTGCAGTGTCTGGTTACTGGGCTTATGGCCGTCTTGTAGAGGATGATGTTCTCATATCACTAGATAAGCCTGCATGGCTAATTGCAGCGGCTAACTTTATGGTGTTTCTTCATGTTATTGGAAGCTACCAAGTTTTCAGTATGCCCGTGTTTGACCAGATCGAGCAATATTTGGTAGAAAATCGGGGTTTTACCCCTGGACGACCTTTGCGGATCATTGCTCGTAGTTTATATGTAGCCGCAGCAGGGTTTGTTGCAATGTGCATTCCATTTTTTGGAGGCTTATTAGGATTATTTGGAGGCTTGGTATTCTCCTCTATATCGTTTTATATGCCTTGTGTTATGTGGCTTATcacccaaaaaccaaaaacatttAGCTTTCATTGGCTTACTTCATGGGTATGCATTGTTATGGGCGTCCTGCTGGCAGTTCTTTCACCAATAGGAGGGGCACGTACAATTTACATGCAAGCCAAAACTTACCGTTTCTTTTCTTAG
- the LOC133712725 gene encoding elongation factor 1-alpha: MGKEKFHINIVVIGHVDSGKSTTTGHLIYKLGGIDKRVIERFEKEAAEMNKRSFKYAWVLDKLKAERERGITIDIALWKFETTKYYCTVIDAPGHRDFIKNMITGTSQADCAVLIIDSTTGGFEAGISKDGQTREHALLAFTLGVRQMICCCNKMDATTPKYSKARYDEIVKEVSSYLKKVGYNPDKIAFVPISGFEGDNMIERSTNLDWYKGPTLLEALDQINEPKRPSDKPLRLPLQDVYKIGGIGTVPVGRVETGLIKPGMVVTFGPTGLTTEVKSVEMHHEALQEALPGDNVGFNVKNVAVKDLKRGFVASNSKDDPAKEAANFTSQVIIMNHPGQIGNGYAPVLDCHTSHIAVKFGEILTKIDRRSGKELEKEPKFLKNGDSGMVKMLPTKPMVVETFSEYPPLGRFAVRDMRQTVAVGVIKSVEKKDPSGAKVTKSAAKKK; this comes from the exons ATGGGTAAGGAGAAGTTTCACATCAACATTGTGGTCATTGGCCATGTCGACTCTGGGAAATCGACCACCACTGGTCATCTTATCTACAAGCTTGGAGGTATTGACAAGCGTGTGATTGAGAGGTTTGAGAAGGAAGCTGCTGAGATGAACAAAAGGTCATTCAAGTATGCCTGGGTGCTCGACAAGCTTAAGGCTGAGCGTGAGCGTGGTATTACCATTGATATTGCTTTGTGGAAGTTTGAGACCACAAAGTACTACTGCACTGTCATTGATGCTCCAGGGCATCGTGACTTTATTAAGAACATGATTACTGGAACTTCACAGGCTGACTGTGCTGTTCTCATCATTGATTCCACCACTGGTGGTTTTGAGGCTGGTATTTCTAAGGATGGGCAGACCCGTGAGCATGCTCTTCTTGCTTTCACCCTTGGTGTGAGGCAAATGATTTGCTGCTGTAACAAG ATGGATGCTACTACTCCCAAGTACTCAAAGGCAAGGTACGATGAAATTGTGAAGGAAGTCTCATCCTATCTGAAGAAGGTTGGTTACAACCCTGACAAAATTGCCTTCGTTCCCATCTCTGGATTTGAGGGTGACAACATGATTGAGAGGTCCACCAACCTTGACTGGTACAAGGGTCCTACCCTTCTTGAAGCACTCGACCAGATCAACGAGCCAAAGAGGCCCTCAGACAAGCCCCTCCGTCTCCCACTGCAGGATGTCTACAAGATTGGTGGTATTGGAACTGTGCCAGTGGGTCGTGTTGAGACTGGACTTATCAAGCCTGGTATGGTTGTCACTTTTGGTCCAACTGGTCTGACCACTGAAGTTAAGTCTGTTGAGATGCATCACGAGGCTCTTCAGGAGGCTCTCCCTGGTGACAATGTCGGGTTCAATGTTAAGAATGTTGCTGTGAAGGATCTCAAGCGTGGTTTTGTTGCATCCAACTCCAAGGATGATCCTGCAAAGGAGGCTGCCAACTTCACATCCCAGGTCATCATCATGAACCACCCTGGACAGATTGGTAATGGTTATGCCCCAGTTCTTGATTGCCACACTTCTCACATTGCTGTGAAGTTCGGTGAAATCCTCACCAAGATTGACAGGAGGTCTGGTAAGGAACTTGAGAAGGAGCCCAAGTTTTTGAAGAATGGAGATTCTGGTATGGTTAAGATGCTTCCCACCAAGCCTATGGTTGTTGAGACCTTCTCTGAGTACCCACCCTTGGGACGTTTTGCTGTCCGTGACATGAGACAGACTGTTGCTGTTGGTGTTATCAAGAGCGTGGAGAAGAAGGACCCAAGTGGTGCTAAGGTCACCAAATCTGCTGCCAAGAAGAAGTGA
- the LOC133712726 gene encoding F-box protein FBW2-like: protein MPKELAKETQAMNPKPNTKHPQVESAKHRSNTEPLRKKEKEKKKKGQPSIMGKVRRRWEDLERDCLVNVFRRVGMESLLFDVPFVCKSWFTATLDPSCWQYLIFPDIPSDLADRLDNIFSFIYPSDSIELYPDHFDPLIRRYIGAYRFGSSHVSITAFVEFVLRRSNGNVVFLKVPRHCPKAALKSVAHACPDLKALALPRDALNSDVVPELVGSLTSLRSLLLLGSCNYIERFLLPISKYCKKFRGLCFYEAYITEEAASAIVNSLPNIKYLILRSTLIRPDGLITLLRGCKQLVLLHLSECPCFRVNDEILNLASRISDFRFSNHFGGFQGYYVDDELGYINFDEGTSDDDYD, encoded by the exons ATGCCAAAGGAATTAGCAAAAGAAACGCAGGCAATGAATCCAAAGCCAAATACCAAGCATCCCCAAGTGGAATCTGCAAAGCACAGGAGCAACACTGAACCActgaggaagaaggagaaggagaagaagaagaagggtcaGCCGAGCATT aTGGGTAAAGTAAGACGAAGATGGGAGGACTTAGAAAGGGACTGCTTGGTGAATGTTTTCAGAAGAGTGGGTATGGAGTCACTGCTATTCGATGTGCCTTTCGTGTGCAAGTCATGGTTTACAGCAACCCTTGATCCTTCATGCTGGCAATATCTCATTTTTCCAGATATTCCATCTGATCTTGCTGACCGTTTGgacaatatattttcttttatttatccTAGTGATTCCATTGAGCTCTATCCTGATCACTTTGATCCCTTAATAAGAAGATATATAGGAGCATATCGATTTGGATCAAGCCACGTATCTATTACTGCTTTTGTTGAGTTTGTCCTTCGTCGGAGCAATGGAAATGTCGTGTTTCTGAAGGTACCTCGCCACTGTCCAAAAGCTGCTCTAAAGTCTGTAGCACATGC GTGTCCTGACCTGAAGGCTTTGGCTTTGCCGAGAGACGCGTTGAATTCAGATGTAGTTCCTGAATTGGTTGGCAGCTTGACAAGTTTGAGGTCATTGTTGTTATTGGGAAGCTGCAATTATATTGAGAGATTTTTATTACCAATCAGCAAGTACTGCAAGAAATTTCGTGGTTTATGTTTTTATGAGGCTTATATTACTGAAGAGGCTGCATCTGCGATTGTTAACTCATTGCCGAATATCAAGTACTTGATTCTGAGGAGCACTTTGATTAGACCAGATGGTTTGATCACATTGCTGCGCGGCTGCAAACAGCTTGTGCTTTTGCATCTCAGTGAGTGTCCCTGTTTTCGGGTCAACGATGAGATACTGAATCTGGCATCTCGTATTAGCGACTTCAGATTTTCCAATCATTTTGGAGGTTTTCAAGGTTATTATGTGGACGATGAGCTAGGCTATATTAATTTTGATGAAGGCACCAGTGACGACGACTATGATTAA